One Curtobacterium sp. MCLR17_007 DNA window includes the following coding sequences:
- a CDS encoding polysaccharide pyruvyl transferase family protein, whose protein sequence is MRVLIHNSDSPHNRGDRAILAGNIELARHRWPGAEIVSLSQYPERDAAWFGIRFLPVSPYSTGVGDMLRLLRAARSADVVLWGGGEILKDYTNKLGLVYWLLKLVLLRAANRHLVGAFQGIGPTTAGISKRLIRATVDLTEVFLVRDDESREKLRAWGVRTPVISSFDPAVVGTVTAPDQHVLERLERTTGLTAERLDGSIGIGVRRWFHYKRSGWIPFRFIPKALRRQQAESAELQRYRQALTELIDRVVERWDADVVFYPMHMEASEGDAAFAREVIAGMREPGRAHVVEADRFSPAEYAGLMSRSRLFIASRLHSAIVATIAGVPATVLYYVDKGRLFFEQIGMQRFARPIKDALSPTFVEDVLATLDALDRDRERVVADLAAGVARMSDALHTDFAQGTRGLR, encoded by the coding sequence GTGCGAGTTCTGATCCACAATAGCGATTCCCCGCACAACCGAGGGGACCGCGCCATCCTCGCCGGCAACATCGAACTCGCCCGGCACCGCTGGCCCGGCGCGGAGATCGTCTCGCTCTCGCAGTACCCCGAGCGCGACGCCGCGTGGTTCGGCATCCGGTTCCTGCCCGTGTCGCCGTACAGCACCGGCGTCGGCGACATGCTCCGACTCCTGCGTGCTGCGCGGAGCGCCGACGTGGTGCTCTGGGGCGGCGGCGAGATCTTGAAGGACTACACGAACAAGCTCGGCCTGGTCTACTGGCTGCTCAAGCTCGTGCTGCTGCGTGCCGCCAACCGCCACCTGGTCGGCGCCTTCCAGGGGATCGGTCCGACGACGGCCGGCATCAGCAAGCGCCTGATCCGGGCGACGGTCGACCTGACCGAGGTGTTCCTGGTCCGCGACGACGAGTCCCGCGAGAAGCTGCGCGCCTGGGGCGTGCGGACCCCGGTCATCTCGTCGTTCGACCCCGCGGTGGTCGGCACCGTGACCGCGCCGGACCAGCACGTGCTCGAGCGGCTCGAGCGCACCACCGGCCTGACCGCGGAGCGGCTCGACGGGTCGATCGGCATCGGCGTGCGCCGCTGGTTCCACTACAAGCGCAGCGGCTGGATCCCGTTCCGGTTCATCCCGAAGGCCCTCCGCAGGCAGCAGGCCGAGTCCGCCGAGCTGCAGCGCTACCGGCAGGCCCTGACGGAGCTGATCGACCGGGTCGTCGAGCGCTGGGACGCCGACGTCGTGTTCTACCCGATGCACATGGAGGCCTCTGAGGGCGACGCCGCGTTCGCGCGCGAGGTCATCGCGGGCATGCGCGAGCCCGGTCGGGCCCACGTCGTCGAGGCCGACAGATTCTCGCCGGCCGAGTACGCCGGGCTGATGTCGCGCAGCCGCCTGTTCATCGCGAGCCGCCTGCACTCCGCCATCGTCGCCACGATCGCCGGGGTCCCCGCGACGGTGCTGTACTACGTCGACAAGGGTCGACTGTTCTTCGAGCAGATCGGCATGCAGCGCTTCGCACGCCCGATCAAGGACGCACTCAGCCCGACCTTCGTCGAGGACGTCCTCGCCACCCTGGACGCCCTCGACCGGGACCGCGAGCGGGTCGTCGCCGACCTGGCCGCCGGGGTCGCACGGATGAGCGACGCCCTGCACACCGACTTCGCACAGGGCACCCGGGGCCTGCGATGA
- a CDS encoding glycosyltransferase family 39 protein — translation MPPTAPADVTARPTTAASAVARWERIAIAVLTAAFGCWLLAWALVLPTFQAPDETAHIDAAVHLAIGDPWSAPGAMHVLNAVQAAAQQQATEPQSSWSTMTELLREHPGDSATVNQMTQHPPTAYLVGAAVLRAAHFGDLRWDHAVLALRIADVVAVTPLALLAWASVRRVTRSPRAAVLGALALFATPQLASIAASVSNDAPVMLLTGIVVWLATRILTGDLRWRTVLGLGVAVGAAIWVKGTALPAIPFVALVVLVAGAGVLPLARRLVRTVAALGLAAAIGAWWWLHNLVAYHRLQPNGYAAMRPPKEFPPGEHPTLGHFLDVSWGTLARTFWGSPGIKAQVTIGDVFTAVLTAVALLVVVVFAFRRGPELRTVVVLAVFPALLIGIQTYTSAHAYLTTTEVAATQGRYYFPAVVCLIVVSAVAWRRIPRTGAGRRVLAVVLAVAAPVVGLYGLTVVTAWFWNAARVPLSVADAERYAALGPVPTAVVAVLLAVVVVGMVAGIVAVAVAPGDRRAVSAR, via the coding sequence GTGCCGCCGACCGCTCCCGCCGACGTGACCGCCCGCCCGACGACAGCCGCCAGCGCCGTCGCCCGCTGGGAGCGCATCGCGATCGCGGTCCTGACCGCCGCGTTCGGGTGCTGGTTGCTCGCGTGGGCCCTCGTCCTGCCCACGTTCCAGGCGCCCGACGAGACCGCCCACATCGACGCGGCGGTGCACCTGGCGATCGGCGACCCGTGGTCGGCACCCGGCGCGATGCACGTGCTGAACGCCGTGCAGGCCGCCGCGCAGCAACAGGCGACCGAGCCGCAGTCGTCGTGGTCGACGATGACCGAGCTGCTGCGTGAGCACCCCGGCGACTCGGCGACCGTCAACCAGATGACGCAGCACCCGCCGACCGCCTACCTGGTCGGTGCCGCCGTGCTCCGCGCGGCGCACTTCGGGGACCTCCGCTGGGACCACGCCGTGCTGGCGCTGCGGATCGCCGACGTCGTGGCGGTCACCCCGCTCGCGCTGCTGGCGTGGGCGTCCGTCCGTCGGGTCACCCGGTCCCCCCGGGCCGCGGTCCTCGGCGCGCTCGCGCTGTTCGCGACGCCGCAGCTGGCGTCCATCGCGGCGTCGGTGTCGAACGACGCACCGGTGATGCTGCTGACCGGCATCGTCGTCTGGCTCGCCACCCGGATCCTGACGGGCGACCTGCGCTGGCGGACCGTCCTCGGGCTCGGGGTCGCGGTCGGCGCCGCGATCTGGGTGAAGGGCACCGCGCTGCCGGCGATCCCGTTCGTCGCGCTCGTCGTGCTGGTGGCCGGTGCCGGGGTGCTCCCGCTCGCACGACGCCTGGTGCGCACGGTCGCCGCACTCGGGCTGGCCGCGGCGATCGGCGCGTGGTGGTGGCTCCACAACCTCGTCGCATACCACCGCCTGCAGCCGAACGGGTACGCCGCGATGCGCCCGCCGAAGGAGTTCCCACCCGGGGAGCACCCGACGCTGGGCCACTTCCTCGACGTCAGCTGGGGCACGCTCGCACGCACGTTCTGGGGCAGCCCGGGCATCAAGGCGCAGGTCACGATCGGCGACGTCTTCACGGCGGTGCTCACCGCCGTCGCGCTGCTGGTCGTGGTGGTGTTCGCGTTCCGCCGCGGCCCGGAGCTCCGCACCGTCGTCGTGCTGGCGGTGTTCCCCGCGCTGCTCATCGGCATCCAGACGTACACGAGCGCGCACGCGTACCTGACGACCACCGAGGTCGCCGCGACGCAGGGTCGGTACTACTTCCCCGCGGTCGTGTGCCTGATCGTGGTGAGCGCCGTCGCATGGCGCCGGATCCCGCGGACCGGGGCGGGGCGACGGGTCCTGGCGGTCGTGCTCGCCGTCGCTGCACCCGTGGTGGGGCTGTACGGGCTGACCGTCGTCACCGCGTGGTTCTGGAACGCCGCTCGCGTCCCGCTGTCCGTCGCGGACGCCGAACGGTACGCGGCACTCGGACCCGTGCCCACCGCGGTGGTCGCCGTGCTGCTGGCCGTCGTCGTGGTCGGCATGGTCGCGGGGATCGTCGCGGTCGCGGTGGCGCCCGGGGACCGTCGCGCGGTCAGCGCGCGGTGA
- a CDS encoding lysylphosphatidylglycerol synthase domain-containing protein, whose protein sequence is MSPRTRAVLRRGVPVLFYVLLAVFLFLYVRSVDWSQLAGIRWNWWWVAVATVISLGFRYWGVGIWFFLLRRLGATGLRGSGVALTAVYAKSWMGRYIPGAATWIIGKVYFASRHGVSKARLGVSGLLEGGLQIAATLALALVLLLVDPRTHALDPWIVVLMIVAFVGCVVCLVPRVFVFLVSTALRVLRRQPLDEDVTPGIATVLGGAGLYVVGALFSGTAYYFITLAVYPSLKTSDAAFVIGAASMASAISMLAVFAPGGLGVREGVQALLLGLVMPGPIALVVVVVTRVWSLAVDALFLLCASAPTWFARRRADEPDEATAR, encoded by the coding sequence ATGAGTCCGCGGACACGGGCGGTCCTGCGCCGCGGCGTGCCGGTCCTGTTCTACGTCCTGCTGGCGGTCTTCCTGTTCCTGTACGTGCGCAGCGTCGACTGGAGCCAGCTCGCCGGCATCCGCTGGAACTGGTGGTGGGTCGCCGTCGCGACCGTGATCAGCCTGGGCTTCCGGTACTGGGGCGTCGGCATCTGGTTCTTCCTGCTGCGTCGACTCGGCGCCACCGGGCTGCGGGGCAGCGGCGTCGCGTTGACCGCCGTGTACGCCAAGTCGTGGATGGGCCGCTACATCCCGGGAGCCGCCACCTGGATCATCGGGAAGGTCTACTTCGCCTCACGACACGGCGTCTCGAAGGCGCGGCTCGGAGTGAGCGGCCTGCTCGAGGGCGGCCTGCAGATCGCCGCCACCCTGGCGCTGGCCCTCGTCCTGCTGCTGGTCGACCCCAGGACCCACGCCCTCGACCCGTGGATCGTCGTGCTGATGATCGTGGCGTTCGTCGGGTGCGTCGTCTGCCTGGTGCCGAGGGTGTTCGTGTTCCTGGTCAGCACGGCATTGCGGGTCCTGCGCCGCCAGCCCCTCGACGAGGACGTCACCCCGGGGATCGCGACGGTCCTCGGTGGTGCCGGGCTGTACGTCGTCGGGGCGCTGTTCTCCGGCACGGCGTACTACTTCATCACGCTCGCCGTGTACCCGTCGCTGAAGACCTCGGACGCGGCGTTCGTCATCGGTGCCGCGAGCATGGCCTCGGCCATCAGCATGCTCGCGGTCTTCGCGCCCGGCGGGCTCGGCGTCCGTGAGGGCGTGCAGGCGCTCCTGCTCGGCCTGGTGATGCCCGGACCGATCGCCCTGGTCGTCGTGGTGGTCACCCGCGTGTGGAGCCTGGCCGTCGACGCGCTCTTCCTGCTCTGCGCCTCGGCCCCGACGTGGTTCGCGCGGCGTCGGGCCGACGAACCGGACGAGGCCACCGCCCGCTGA